GGGTGCGGGTCCCCGCAGGCGACGGAGCCGGGCGGTGAGCGCCCCCGCGCCGCCCGTCGCAGGCAAACTGGGCCTCGATCCGGGCACCGTCGCCCGCGCCCGCGCGCTGGCCGCCCGGGTCGGCCGCCCCGTCGTCGAGCTCGCCCGCTCCCACACCACCGCCTCCGTGGAGCGCGCCACCCTGCGCCTGGCCGGACTCAACGGCGCCGACGCCGAGGGCATCCCCTGGGTGAACCGGCTCGTCGACGCCGTGGCCGACTCCGTCGGTCTGGAACACGGCGTCTGCCTGCCGGTCTGGGACGCCCTGCGCACCGGGCCGTACCACGACCTGACCGCCCTGGCGGCCCACGCCACCGCCCGTACCGTGCAGTTCCGCGTCCCCGAGGGCGAGGACGCCGAGCAGGCCGCCCGGACGGCCCACTCCGCGGTCGCCCGGGGCCTGGCCGCCATCGACACCCGGCGCGCCGAACGGGAGCGGCTGGTCGGCGACCTGAGTGACCCTCCCTCTCCCTGGCTCTATCTGATCGTGGCGACCGGCGACATCTACGAGGACATCCGGCAGGCGCAGGCGGCGGCGCGCGGCGGCGCCGATGTGATCGCGGTGATCCGCTCGACGGGTCAGTCGCTGCTGGACTACGTGCCGCAGGGCGCGACCCGCGAGGGCTACGCCGGCACGTACGCCACCCAGGAGAACTTCCGGCTGATGCGGGCCGCGCTCGACGAGGTGTCGGCCGAGCTCGGCCGCTACGTACGGCTCACGAACTACGCGTCCGGCCTGTGCATGCCGGAGATCGCCGCACTGGCCGGTCTCGAACGCCTCGACATGATGCTCAACGACTCGATGTACGGAATCCTCTTCCGCGACATCAACCCGGTGCGCACCTTCGTCGACCAGCGCTTCTCCCGGCAGCTGCACGCCCGTGCCGGCATCGTCATCAACACCGGCGAGGACAACTACCTCACGACCGCGGACGCCGTGGACGCCGCCCACACGGTGACGGCGAGTCAGCTCCTGAACGAGTACTTCGCCAAGGAGGCGGGGCTCCCGGACGGGCAGCTCGGTCTCGGTCACGCCTTCGAGATCGACCCGGACCGGCCGGACTCGTTCCGTCTGGAGCTGGCGCACGCGATGCTCGCCCGGGAGCTGTTCCCCGACGCACCGCTGAAGTGGATGCCGCCGACCCGGCACATGACCGGTGACGTCTTCCGCGGCTATCTCCTCAACGGCTTCTTCAACCTCGCGGGCGCGCTGACCGGACAGAACATCCTGCTGGTCGGAATGATGACCGAGGCCGTCGTGACACCGTTCCTGTCCGACCGCGACCTGGCGCTGCGCAACGTCCGCTACGTCCTTGGCTCGGCGGGTTCGCTCGCCGAGGACTTCCGCCCCGCGCCGGGCGGGTTCATCGCGAACCGCGCCCACCAGGTGCTCGGCGAGGCGGTGGACCTGCTGGAGAACATCTGCGACCGGGGGCTGCTGCACGCCATCGGGCAGGGCACGTTCGGCGGGATGCGGCGCCCCTCGGACGGCGGCCGGGGCTCCGACGGCGTCGTGGCGCGCGCGCCCGGCTACCGCAATCCGGCCGCCGATCTCCTGGAAGGAAACGAGGGCGGATGAGCACCGATCCCAGCAACACCGCTTCCCCGTACGGCGACACGCGGCACGGCGGCGTCGTCCGCCCGTACGGCGACACCACCGACGACGGCATGGTGCAGCTGTCCTACACCCTGCCGCTGCCGCACGGCCCGCTGGCCGAGGGCGCCGCGCTGCAACTGGCCCGCCGTATGGGCATGGAGCGCCCGATGGTCGTGCACAGCAAGGCGGTCGGCGGCAGCGACTTCAGCTTCTTCGTCGTGTACGGAGCCGTGACCCACTCCGTGGACCTCGACCGGATCGTGATCGCCGAGCGCGGCTACCCCCTGCTGGCAGCCAAGGACGCCGACGCGGCGGTACGCGACAGGCTCGGCCGCAGGCTCGTGGTCCTCGGGGCCTGCATCGGCACGGACGCACACACCGTGGGGATCGACGCGATCCTCAACATCAAGGGCTTCGCCGGCGAGAAGGGCCTGGAGTACTACAAGCAGATGCGGGTCCTGAACCTGGGCGCACAGGTCCCGGTCGGTGATCTGGTGCGCCGGGCCCGCTCCGAGGGTGCCGACGCCGTCCTCGTCTCACAGGCCGTCACCCAGCGGGACGCCCACCTCACCAACGTCCGGGAGCTCAGCGCCGAACTGCGCGCCGAATTCGCCGAGCACGAACGGCCCCTGCTGGTGGTCGGCGGTCCCCGCTTCGATCCGGATGCGGCGGCGACGCTGGGCGCGGACCGGGTCTTCGGCCGGGGCACCACGCCGGGTGACGTCGCCAGCTACCTGGTGCACGCCCTGGCACCGGCTCCCTCCGTGACCGAGGCCGTTCTGCAGGACGTCCGATGACCGCCGCCTCCGCCGGCCGCATCGACACCCGGTTCACCGCGGTGGCCGCCCGCAACGCCGCCCGCACCGCCGTGTCCGACGCCGGGGGCGAGGTGAGTTACCTCGAACTGGACTGGCTGGCCGACGCCGTCGCGCGCCGCTTGGAGGGCCGCACCGGGCCCGGCCGGCTGGTCGCGCTGCGTGCCGCCCGGACCCGTTACGCCCCGGGAGCCGTCCTGGGCATTCTGCGTTCCGGCGCCGCGTACGTACCCATCGACCCCGGCTACCCGGCCGCCCGCCAGGAGTACCTCCTGCGGGACTCGGGGTGCGAACTGGTCGTCTCCGACAGCGGGCTGCTGGACGGGGAGGTCCCGGTCGCGAAGGCGGGCCCGTTCGTCCTGGCGGCCCGGACCGTGTCCGGGGCGGACGCAGCACCGGGCGGCCGCCGGGTGCCCGACGACACCGCCTACGTCATCCACACGTCCGGGTCCACCGGTGCCCCCAAGGGCTGCGTCGTCGGACACGGTCAGGTGCTGGCCCTGCTGGACGCGGCGGTACCACTGCTGGGCACGGGCCCGGACGACGTGTGGACGCTGTTCCACTCGCTCAGCTTCGACTTCAGTGTGTGGGAGCTGTGGGGCCCGCTGCTGTACGGCGGCCGCACGGTCGTCGTCGACCGTGAGACCGCCACGGAACCCCTGGAGTTCGCCCGTCTGCTCGCGAGCCGGGGCGTCACCGTCCTCAACCAGGTGCCCTCCGCCTTCCGCAACCTGACCGCCGAGGCCATCGCCGAGAAGGTACGGCTGCCCGCACTGCGCCGGGTCGTCTTCGGCGGCGAGGCTCTGATCCCCGCCGATGTGAGGCGCTGGTGGGCGGCCGGGATCGCCCCGGACGCCGAACTGGTCAACATGTACGGGATCACCGAGACCACGGTCCACGTCACGTACTGCCCGCTCACCCCTGCCGTTCTGGAGGGTGCGGCGCCAGGCCGTACGCCACTCGGGCGTCCGCTGCCGCACCTGTCGGTCTCGCTGCGCGACGCCGGGGGCCGGCCCGTCCCGGCCGGGGAGCAGGGCGAGATGTGGGTCGGCGGGAGCGGGGTCGGCAACGGCTACATGGGACGCCCGGAACTGACCGCTCAGCGCTTCGTCGACCCGGGCGACGGCTCCGGCCGGCACTACCGCAGCGGTGACTGGGCCGTGGCCGACGAGAACGGGCTGCTGTACTACGCGGGCCGTCAGGACGGCCAGGTCAAACTGCGCGGCTTCCGCATCGAACTGGGCGAGATCGAGTCGGCGCTGCGCGCGGTGCCGGGTGTCTCGGGCGCGGCCTGCCTGGTGACGGACAGCCCTCACGGGGACCAGTCCCTCACCGCGTACGTCGTGGCGGAACGCGAGGCCGTCCCGGCGGGCACGGTCCGCGGGGCGCTCGCAGCGCGGCTGCCGGCCCACATGATGCCGCAGCGGATCCGCTACCTGGACCGGCTGCCGCTGACGCACAACGGCAAGCTGGACCGGGCCGCGCTGGCCGCCTGAGGGCTGTCCCCCGGGCCGCTCTCCCACACGCTCACTCTCTCTCCCACACGCTCGCTCTCTCTCGCACGCTCGCACTCGTGCCCGCGTGGGAAGACAATCACCGCACCCTCCGACGGAACATATTTCGGCCGGAATGCAGAGCTCATTCCAGGAAATCATCGAGTGATTCTCCAGCGAGAATCCAGGGAAACTCCGACGGGCCTTCCGGAGAGGAATCACCGAGCGCACGAAAAAAGGGTCGCCGCGACCCCCCGGGAGGGGATCGCGGCGACCCTCAGAAATGCCCGTCCGGAGTCAGCCGGCCTTGCGGCGGAAATTCCGGTGCTGGCGGTTGAGACCACTGGCGCCGTTGATCTTCAGCCGCGCCTCGTGATGCGCCTGCTGGGACCTGGCGTTGCGGGACTTGCGCTCCAGAGCCTCCTGGAACTTGCGCTTGGCGTCGGTCTCGGCGGCATTGGTCTCGACGGCGCTGGTCTCGACGACGTCGGTTTCGACGGCATTCGTTCCGGCCGCTTCGGTTTCGGCCGCGTTGGTTTCCGGCGTATCAGTCATGCATTACCTCCTGAGCATGTTCCAGAGCATTTTTAGTGTGCCATCCGAGCGACCGTCCGGCGAGCCCCTTTCGGTCTCGACAGAAGATTTTTCGCCACCCGACGCCATTCCTCCCCGACCTGATGAAATCAAGCGGCGCTCCACCGGTTCGATGTGTTTTCGGGCCTAGGCTCACGGTTCCGTCAGCGGTGCCATCAGAAGGGAACGACCATGGGCGAGACCAAGGACCGGATCGCGGAGCTCGTCCGTGAGTACCACCGGGAGCAGGCTCCGGGCCCCTTCGAGCCAGGTGTCTCCCCGGTACAGGTCTCAGGCGCCGTGCTGAGCGAGGAGGACCGGCTGGCGCTGGTCTCCGCGGCGCTCGACATGCGGATCGCCGCCGGCGTCAGCTCCCGGCGCTTCGAGCGGGACTTCGCCCGCTTCATCGGCACCCGCAAGGCCCACCTGACGAACTCCGGCTCCTCCGCGAACCTGCTGGCGCTGAGCTCCCTGACCTCCCCGCAGCTGGAGGAGCAGCGCCTGAAGCCGGGCGACGAGGTCATCACGGTGGCGGCGGGCTTCCCGACCACGGTCAGCCCGATCCTGCACAACGGCCTGGTGCCGGTCTTCGTGGACGTCGAGCTGGGCACGTACAACACGACCCCCGAGCGGATCGCCGCGGCCATCGGGCCGAAGACCCGCGCGATCATGATCGCGCACTCCCTGGGCAACCCGTTCCAGGTCGAGGAGGTCGCTCAACTCGCCGAGGAGCGAGGCCTGTTCTTCGTCGAGGACAACTGCGACGCGGTCGACTCCACCTACCGGGGCAAGCGCACCGGCTCCTTCGGCGACCTGTCGACCACCAGCTTCTACCCCGCCCACCACATCGCGATGGGCGAGGGCGGCTGCGTCCTGACGAGCAACCTGGTGCTGGCGCGGATCGTGGAGTCCTTCCGCGACTGGGGCCGGGACTGCTGGTGCGAGCCGGGCGAGGACAACCGCTGCATGAAGCGCTTCGACCAGCAGATGGGGAAGCTGCCGCACG
This genomic interval from Streptomyces sp. 840.1 contains the following:
- a CDS encoding lysine 5,6-aminomutase subunit alpha, giving the protein MSAPAPPVAGKLGLDPGTVARARALAARVGRPVVELARSHTTASVERATLRLAGLNGADAEGIPWVNRLVDAVADSVGLEHGVCLPVWDALRTGPYHDLTALAAHATARTVQFRVPEGEDAEQAARTAHSAVARGLAAIDTRRAERERLVGDLSDPPSPWLYLIVATGDIYEDIRQAQAAARGGADVIAVIRSTGQSLLDYVPQGATREGYAGTYATQENFRLMRAALDEVSAELGRYVRLTNYASGLCMPEIAALAGLERLDMMLNDSMYGILFRDINPVRTFVDQRFSRQLHARAGIVINTGEDNYLTTADAVDAAHTVTASQLLNEYFAKEAGLPDGQLGLGHAFEIDPDRPDSFRLELAHAMLARELFPDAPLKWMPPTRHMTGDVFRGYLLNGFFNLAGALTGQNILLVGMMTEAVVTPFLSDRDLALRNVRYVLGSAGSLAEDFRPAPGGFIANRAHQVLGEAVDLLENICDRGLLHAIGQGTFGGMRRPSDGGRGSDGVVARAPGYRNPAADLLEGNEGG
- a CDS encoding OAM dimerization domain-containing protein — encoded protein: MSTDPSNTASPYGDTRHGGVVRPYGDTTDDGMVQLSYTLPLPHGPLAEGAALQLARRMGMERPMVVHSKAVGGSDFSFFVVYGAVTHSVDLDRIVIAERGYPLLAAKDADAAVRDRLGRRLVVLGACIGTDAHTVGIDAILNIKGFAGEKGLEYYKQMRVLNLGAQVPVGDLVRRARSEGADAVLVSQAVTQRDAHLTNVRELSAELRAEFAEHERPLLVVGGPRFDPDAAATLGADRVFGRGTTPGDVASYLVHALAPAPSVTEAVLQDVR
- a CDS encoding amino acid adenylation domain-containing protein, which produces MTAASAGRIDTRFTAVAARNAARTAVSDAGGEVSYLELDWLADAVARRLEGRTGPGRLVALRAARTRYAPGAVLGILRSGAAYVPIDPGYPAARQEYLLRDSGCELVVSDSGLLDGEVPVAKAGPFVLAARTVSGADAAPGGRRVPDDTAYVIHTSGSTGAPKGCVVGHGQVLALLDAAVPLLGTGPDDVWTLFHSLSFDFSVWELWGPLLYGGRTVVVDRETATEPLEFARLLASRGVTVLNQVPSAFRNLTAEAIAEKVRLPALRRVVFGGEALIPADVRRWWAAGIAPDAELVNMYGITETTVHVTYCPLTPAVLEGAAPGRTPLGRPLPHLSVSLRDAGGRPVPAGEQGEMWVGGSGVGNGYMGRPELTAQRFVDPGDGSGRHYRSGDWAVADENGLLYYAGRQDGQVKLRGFRIELGEIESALRAVPGVSGAACLVTDSPHGDQSLTAYVVAEREAVPAGTVRGALAARLPAHMMPQRIRYLDRLPLTHNGKLDRAALAA
- a CDS encoding DUF5302 domain-containing protein; amino-acid sequence: MTDTPETNAAETEAAGTNAVETDVVETSAVETNAAETDAKRKFQEALERKSRNARSQQAHHEARLKINGASGLNRQHRNFRRKAG
- the rfbH gene encoding lipopolysaccharide biosynthesis protein RfbH; translated protein: MGETKDRIAELVREYHREQAPGPFEPGVSPVQVSGAVLSEEDRLALVSAALDMRIAAGVSSRRFERDFARFIGTRKAHLTNSGSSANLLALSSLTSPQLEEQRLKPGDEVITVAAGFPTTVSPILHNGLVPVFVDVELGTYNTTPERIAAAIGPKTRAIMIAHSLGNPFQVEEVAQLAEERGLFFVEDNCDAVDSTYRGKRTGSFGDLSTTSFYPAHHIAMGEGGCVLTSNLVLARIVESFRDWGRDCWCEPGEDNRCMKRFDQQMGKLPHGYDHKYIFSHVGYNLKATDLQASLGLSQLGRIEEFGAARRRNWALLRAGLDGLPGLLLPEPTPDSDPSWFGFLITVDPDAAYTRAALVDFLESRRIHTRRFFAGNLTRHPAYAERPHRIAEPLTNSDLITDQTFWIGVYPGITEEMIEYVLSSVRDFTTRAH